Below is a genomic region from Bacteroidota bacterium.
TCCCACTCATAAATTTGTTCCAATGTATCAGATAGTAATCTGTATTTCTGGTCCAGGAATAGTATTTCTTCTAATTCAGTTTTATATTTTTGAACAATCTCTGACTCTTTATCAATTTTTGGCTTATATGGCTGATTGCATGACCATAGCATCATAATTGTTATAATTATTGCTGCAGTTTTTTTTATTCTAATAGCTTTGCTGAAGTATATTATTTTCATATTTTTCTTTTTATGTGTAACGTTTTTTTTGTTTCCAAAAGGTATGTATGCAATTTCGTTTTATTTCCATATGATTTTAATATTTTCATAGACTTTCAAATTTCAACTGTTGTATTTACACGAGGGCTTTTTTTAAATTGAACTCTCGTAAAGCACTTCTCGATGCCTTGTCAACAATGGAAAATATTTTGTCGATTTCGCTTTTTTTATTTGATGATTTATGACCACAAACTTTAATAAATTCGCAATCTAACTTATCTATTATTTTGTAGAATTCTTGATATAGCTCAAAATTATTAAGACGTTTTTTATTTTTCGAATAGTAATTGTTCTGTTCAAGTTTAGCTCTTCTTCCAACTAAACCA
It encodes:
- a CDS encoding ribonuclease H, translated to MNKLFLFTDGSVNTKSKNGFGAYLAVSDIDLPFDLIKSQVKLKRFEDVSSTKLELQTLLWALNIIKEDFNKIIVFTDSQNIVGLVGRRAKLEQNNYYSKNKKRLNNFELYQEFYKIIDKLDCEFIKVCGHKSSNKKSEIDKIFSIVDKASRSALREFNLKKALV